A genome region from Streptomyces sp. NBC_01296 includes the following:
- a CDS encoding GNAT family N-acetyltransferase, protein MTAQQPLDFAQITRPRELTAELREQLVDCWVRVINAGGAVIPRGLPMPPVSTGQADPALGLLVGELDPRRARMLIATAGGRLAGWLILRRDPHPLVAHCGAVNHVMTHPDFRGRGIGTALMHRVRDLARQEMGLEQLHIAVRAGLGLEEFYGRLGWREIGRWPGGLRVAPGDDRDEILMYLALPAA, encoded by the coding sequence ATGACCGCGCAGCAACCACTCGACTTCGCGCAGATCACCCGCCCCCGGGAGCTGACCGCCGAACTCCGGGAACAGCTCGTCGACTGCTGGGTACGGGTGATCAACGCCGGAGGCGCCGTCATCCCGCGGGGGCTCCCGATGCCGCCGGTGAGCACCGGCCAGGCCGACCCGGCCCTGGGCCTGCTCGTCGGCGAGCTCGATCCGCGCCGCGCCCGGATGCTGATCGCCACGGCCGGCGGGAGGCTCGCGGGGTGGCTGATTCTGCGCCGTGACCCGCATCCCCTCGTCGCCCACTGCGGCGCCGTCAACCACGTCATGACCCACCCCGACTTCCGCGGCCGCGGCATCGGTACCGCGCTGATGCACCGGGTCCGCGATCTCGCCCGCCAGGAGATGGGGCTGGAGCAGCTGCACATCGCCGTCCGGGCCGGCCTGGGGCTCGAGGAGTTCTACGGCCGTCTGGGCTGGCGCGAGATCGGGCGCTGGCCCGGCGGTCTGCGGGTCGCACCCGGCGACGACCGCGACGAGATCCTCATGTACCTCGCCCTCCCGGCCGCCTGA
- a CDS encoding Y4yA family PLP-dependent enzyme yields MDTGPLYLEPRLAPRLAALLGSAPFLHMLVDALGSPLNVLLPDQAAENAEGFRSVYRRHRLGGHVFFAHKANRSRSLVRRLTTADAAVDVASLGELRHALGDGFTADRIMATGPKDPAFLWLAARSGVTVNADGPGELEALAGLVRRHGLPRPRVLLRLCEFENSGPRMLSRRSRFGTSVKALGPLLDLLERHRDSLDPVGVAYHLDTTSPDEKAIALEGCLRAMDDLRLRGFQPRAVDIGGGFGVNYLAHGAQWDRYTSELTAAVMGRRPPLTWGGHGYGLHSEAGTLRGALSLYPAHRPVAGAAYLDALLSQPAPTLGRPLGTLLLESLYDLYTEPGRALADQCGLSLARVLEVRHRDAGPAFVRLAMNANDVSLEDHGILVDPVLVPRDGEPAGPQEPVGVHLMGNLCLEADLITRRTVFLPRLPQPGDLLGFANIAGYCMDFSATSAQQQPVARKVAVRQEGGAWRWCLDDEYWPIEEYRPITDSGGQA; encoded by the coding sequence ATGGACACCGGCCCCCTGTACCTGGAACCGCGGTTGGCACCGCGGCTCGCTGCGCTGCTCGGCTCGGCCCCGTTCCTGCACATGCTCGTGGACGCCCTCGGCTCGCCCCTGAACGTCCTCCTGCCCGACCAGGCGGCGGAGAACGCCGAGGGCTTCCGCTCCGTCTACCGCCGCCACCGCCTCGGCGGGCACGTCTTCTTCGCCCACAAGGCCAACCGCTCCCGGTCCCTCGTCCGGCGGCTCACCACCGCGGACGCCGCCGTGGACGTGGCCTCCCTCGGCGAGCTCCGGCACGCCCTGGGCGACGGTTTCACCGCGGACCGCATCATGGCGACCGGCCCCAAGGATCCGGCGTTCCTCTGGCTCGCCGCGCGGTCGGGGGTCACCGTGAACGCCGACGGCCCCGGCGAGCTGGAGGCCCTGGCGGGCCTCGTCCGGCGCCACGGCCTACCGCGCCCGCGCGTCCTGCTGCGCCTCTGCGAGTTCGAGAACTCGGGACCCAGGATGCTGTCCCGCAGGAGCCGGTTCGGTACGTCCGTGAAGGCCCTCGGCCCGCTGCTCGACCTCCTCGAGCGCCACCGGGACTCCCTCGATCCGGTCGGCGTCGCGTACCACCTCGACACCACGAGCCCGGACGAGAAGGCCATCGCCCTCGAAGGCTGCCTGCGCGCCATGGACGACCTGCGATTACGGGGATTCCAGCCGCGCGCCGTGGACATCGGCGGCGGCTTCGGCGTCAACTACCTCGCGCATGGCGCCCAGTGGGACCGATACACGAGCGAGCTCACGGCCGCGGTGATGGGCCGCCGCCCGCCCCTGACCTGGGGCGGCCACGGCTACGGCCTGCACTCCGAGGCGGGTACGCTCCGCGGCGCCCTGAGCCTGTACCCCGCCCACCGCCCGGTCGCCGGCGCCGCCTACCTCGACGCGCTCCTGTCACAGCCCGCCCCCACCCTGGGCCGGCCGCTGGGCACCCTGCTGCTGGAGAGCCTCTACGACCTGTACACGGAGCCGGGCCGGGCCCTCGCCGACCAGTGCGGGCTGTCCCTGGCCCGGGTCCTGGAGGTACGGCACCGGGACGCGGGCCCTGCGTTCGTACGCCTCGCCATGAACGCGAACGACGTCAGCCTGGAGGACCACGGGATCCTCGTGGACCCCGTGCTCGTACCCCGCGACGGCGAACCCGCCGGCCCGCAGGAGCCGGTCGGCGTGCACCTGATGGGAAACCTCTGCCTGGAAGCCGACCTGATCACGCGCAGAACGGTGTTCCTGCCGCGGCTGCCGCAGCCGGGAGACCTGCTCGGCTTCGCCAACATCGCCGGGTACTGCATGGACTTCAGCGCAACCAGCGCACAACAGCAGCCGGTGGCGCGCAAGGTGGCGGTCCGTCAGGAAGGGGGCGCCTGGCGCTGGTGTCTGGACGATGAGTACTGGCCGATCGAGGAGTACCGGCCGATCACCGATTCGGGGGGACAGGCATGA
- a CDS encoding class I SAM-dependent methyltransferase, with product MNVHTVAAGRWVERWERQQQRYAVDREERFTVISDVVERVTAGCAAPLLVDLGCGPGSLAARLAERMPAAEVVGVDADPLLLELGRAHHGAALRFAEASIGEPGWLDGLALDRPVDAAVSTTALHYLGEDTLRRTYEQLAGCIRPGGVLVNGDHLEPDSPKVHELALDIGRRRAERQQALAHEDWESWWSGVRADPELTSLLAARDRRAHPRCEGNDLTLTDHLALLREAGFEHVGTVWQFGSSHVVVAVR from the coding sequence ATGAACGTGCACACGGTGGCGGCCGGCCGGTGGGTGGAACGCTGGGAGCGGCAGCAGCAGCGCTACGCGGTCGACCGCGAGGAGCGGTTCACCGTCATCTCCGACGTGGTCGAGCGCGTGACGGCGGGCTGCGCGGCTCCCCTGCTCGTCGACCTGGGCTGCGGGCCGGGGTCGCTGGCAGCCCGTCTGGCGGAGCGGATGCCTGCGGCCGAGGTCGTGGGCGTCGACGCCGATCCGCTGCTGCTGGAACTGGGGCGGGCGCACCACGGAGCGGCCCTGCGCTTCGCCGAGGCCTCGATCGGGGAGCCGGGCTGGCTCGACGGGCTCGCGCTGGACCGCCCGGTGGACGCCGCCGTCTCGACGACGGCCCTGCACTACCTCGGCGAGGACACCCTGCGGCGGACGTACGAGCAGCTGGCCGGGTGCATCCGGCCCGGCGGAGTCCTCGTCAACGGCGACCATCTGGAGCCCGACTCCCCCAAGGTCCACGAGCTCGCCCTCGACATCGGCCGGCGGCGCGCCGAGCGGCAGCAGGCCCTGGCGCACGAGGACTGGGAGTCGTGGTGGTCGGGAGTGCGGGCCGACCCCGAGCTGACGTCCCTGCTCGCCGCCCGCGACCGGCGCGCCCACCCGCGGTGCGAGGGCAACGACCTGACGCTCACCGACCACCTCGCACTGCTGCGCGAGGCGGGCTTCGAGCACGTCGGCACGGTCTGGCAGTTCGGCAGCAGCCACGTGGTGGTCGCGGTCCGCTGA
- a CDS encoding aminotransferase class V-fold PLP-dependent enzyme, whose amino-acid sequence MADAGALEELRSWQRPLRAQFPIIVANPGLAYLDSAATAQKPQAVLDAVQHYLTTSNANAGRGSYPWANATTAAVERARGRIKEFLGDPEPDGSSVHFTGGTSEGLRTIALDWLAGRLTDGDEIVVPFADHEANLSPWLEVRELLARQGVRILVRELPYQDSSGDYDPAALAASAGPRTRFVAATHVHHVYGADMNVHRIRQAVGPDVPICLDAAQSIGHLPFSVAGLDVDFVVFSGHKALALPGTGAVWARGRRGPRFRPGGWAGTPNTVGIASLTAALDWLDAAGPDRIEAWTVALAARLTDGLSGLDVYEVLGCRSSLAAGSEVQRRRSIVAFRHREIASRDLGFILYSHGFMVRSDGHCQAGARVEDGSVRVSLHVYNTAEEIEALLATLANLQ is encoded by the coding sequence ATGGCCGACGCCGGCGCTCTCGAGGAGCTGCGTTCTTGGCAGCGCCCGTTGCGCGCCCAGTTCCCGATCATCGTGGCGAACCCGGGGCTGGCCTACCTGGACAGTGCGGCGACCGCGCAGAAGCCGCAGGCCGTTCTGGACGCCGTGCAGCACTACCTCACCACCTCCAACGCCAACGCGGGCCGCGGCTCGTACCCCTGGGCCAATGCCACGACGGCCGCGGTGGAGCGGGCCCGCGGCCGGATCAAGGAGTTCCTCGGCGATCCCGAGCCGGACGGGTCGTCGGTGCACTTCACCGGCGGAACCTCCGAAGGACTGCGGACCATCGCCCTGGACTGGCTGGCGGGCCGGCTCACCGACGGGGACGAGATCGTCGTCCCGTTCGCCGACCACGAGGCCAACCTGTCGCCGTGGCTGGAGGTACGGGAGCTGCTGGCCCGGCAGGGCGTACGGATCCTGGTCCGGGAGCTGCCGTACCAGGACAGCTCCGGCGACTACGACCCCGCGGCACTCGCCGCCTCGGCCGGCCCGCGGACCCGTTTCGTCGCGGCCACCCATGTGCACCACGTCTACGGCGCCGACATGAACGTGCACCGGATCCGGCAGGCGGTCGGGCCGGATGTCCCGATCTGCCTCGACGCCGCGCAGAGCATCGGCCACCTGCCGTTCTCCGTCGCCGGACTCGACGTGGACTTCGTGGTGTTCTCCGGGCACAAGGCCCTGGCGCTGCCCGGTACCGGCGCGGTCTGGGCCCGTGGCCGACGGGGGCCACGGTTCCGGCCGGGCGGCTGGGCCGGCACCCCGAACACCGTCGGCATCGCAAGCCTGACGGCCGCGCTCGACTGGCTCGACGCGGCCGGCCCGGACCGGATCGAGGCGTGGACGGTGGCGCTGGCGGCGCGGCTGACGGACGGCCTGAGCGGGCTGGACGTGTACGAGGTGCTCGGCTGCCGCTCCAGCCTGGCGGCCGGCTCCGAGGTCCAGCGGCGCCGGAGCATCGTGGCGTTCCGGCATCGCGAGATCGCATCCCGCGATCTCGGGTTCATCCTCTACAGCCACGGGTTCATGGTCCGCTCCGACGGACACTGTCAGGCGGGCGCCCGGGTGGAGGACGGATCGGTGCGGGTGAGTCTGCACGTGTACAACACGGCCGAGGAGATCGAAGCGTTGCTCGCCACCCTCGCCAATCTGCAATGA
- a CDS encoding pyridoxal-phosphate dependent enzyme, translating into MRYDSITEAIGNTPLVRIDPAVHGLRHIDLYAKLEMLNPFGSVKDRAAWNMARSGLPGARERGATVVELSSGNTAKALAVIAGMHGLSFKSVTNRMRIPEVKDLLLLLGAEIEELPGRSECLDPTDTEDPLTLFHQRLNQSGSAHLHTDQYFNALNTEAHQTGTGPEIVADLDGRAPDWFLACVGTAGSSTGVGRALRAHDPAVRVIGLVGQKSDFIPGIRNIDEVHAVGLFDPATYDAIESVSADDAIDGMLALVRRCGILAGPTGGAAYRGAVRHLKPIDAELTGTDRQSAVFIVCDRVESYLGYVKQRRPELLGRPPARNSVTALTDIEVRAAQVIEVADAQKWLAAERPLVIDLRSSFAYAALHIDGSVNIVDELFDELVRGGMPFSKRQPVLLACPVGEQSARYAALLTRMGHPDVRSLAGGIIAWRDAGAPLVRD; encoded by the coding sequence ATGAGGTACGACAGCATCACCGAGGCCATCGGCAACACCCCGCTGGTCCGTATCGATCCGGCCGTCCACGGCCTGCGCCACATCGACCTCTACGCGAAGCTCGAGATGCTCAACCCGTTCGGCTCCGTCAAGGACCGGGCCGCCTGGAACATGGCCCGGTCCGGACTGCCCGGCGCCCGGGAGCGCGGCGCGACGGTCGTCGAGCTGTCCAGCGGCAACACGGCCAAGGCGCTGGCCGTCATCGCGGGCATGCACGGGCTGTCGTTCAAGAGCGTCACCAACCGGATGCGCATACCCGAGGTCAAGGACCTGCTCCTGCTGCTGGGCGCCGAGATCGAGGAGCTGCCGGGCCGCAGCGAATGCCTGGACCCGACGGACACCGAGGACCCGCTGACCCTCTTCCACCAGAGGCTGAACCAGTCCGGCAGTGCCCACCTGCACACCGACCAGTACTTCAACGCGCTGAACACCGAGGCGCACCAGACGGGTACGGGCCCGGAGATCGTGGCGGATCTGGACGGCCGGGCCCCGGACTGGTTCCTCGCCTGTGTCGGTACGGCGGGTTCCTCCACGGGCGTGGGCCGGGCCCTGCGCGCCCATGATCCGGCCGTACGGGTGATCGGGCTGGTGGGCCAGAAGTCGGACTTCATCCCCGGCATCCGCAACATCGACGAGGTCCACGCGGTCGGCCTGTTCGACCCTGCCACGTACGACGCGATCGAGTCGGTCAGCGCCGACGACGCCATCGACGGCATGCTCGCCCTGGTCCGGCGCTGCGGGATCCTCGCCGGACCCACCGGCGGCGCCGCGTACCGGGGAGCCGTCCGCCATCTGAAGCCGATCGACGCAGAGTTGACGGGGACGGACCGGCAGAGCGCGGTCTTCATCGTCTGCGACCGGGTGGAGAGCTATCTCGGCTACGTCAAACAGCGCCGCCCCGAGCTGCTGGGCCGCCCGCCCGCACGGAACTCCGTGACCGCTCTGACCGACATCGAGGTACGGGCGGCCCAGGTCATCGAGGTGGCCGACGCGCAGAAGTGGCTCGCGGCCGAGCGGCCGCTGGTGATCGACCTGCGCAGCTCCTTCGCCTACGCCGCGCTGCACATCGACGGATCGGTGAACATCGTCGACGAACTCTTCGACGAACTCGTCCGCGGTGGCATGCCGTTCAGCAAGCGGCAGCCCGTGCTGCTGGCGTGCCCGGTCGGCGAGCAGTCGGCGCGCTACGCCGCCCTGCTGACCCGGATGGGACATCCCGACGTACGCAGCCTCGCGGGCGGGATCATCGCGTGGCGGGACGCGGGCGCGCCGCTGGTGCGTGACTGA